From a region of the Pseudoxanthomonas sp. X-1 genome:
- a CDS encoding YdiU family protein, with protein sequence MQLNFDNRFIAELPGDPVVGPQARQVEGALWSSVAPTPVAAPRVLAWSQEVAALLGLRAEDIAEPRFAQVFGGNALAPGMAPFATNYGGHQFGHWAGQLGDGRAISLGEAIAVDGSRQELQLKGAGPTPYSRFADGRAVLRSSIREFLCSEAMAHLGVPTTRALCLVGTGDAVVRDMFYDGHAAPEPAAIVCRVAPSFLRFGHFELPAARGDVALLRRLVDFTIARDFPELDGPAGEARDAAWFAQVCTRTAELMAHWMRVGFVHGVMNTDNLSILGLTIDYGPYGWIDDFDPDWTPNTTDRQGRRYRYGWQPQVAFWNLSRLAGALSPLFADPAPLQAGLQDYVDVFAACERRDTAAKLGLAQDTPADAALMADLRALLHAAEVDMTLFFRELGEHAPGPQALEALREAFYDAEKFELHATAFTDWLTRYAARCAQDGDEGARRARMRRVNPRYVLRNYLAQEAIDRAHDGDLGGIHTLMDVLRRPYEDQPGREVFARKRPDWARDRAGCSMLSCSS encoded by the coding sequence ATGCAGTTGAACTTCGACAACCGATTCATCGCCGAGCTGCCGGGCGATCCGGTCGTGGGACCGCAGGCGCGCCAGGTCGAAGGGGCGCTGTGGTCTTCGGTGGCGCCGACGCCGGTGGCCGCGCCGCGCGTGCTGGCCTGGTCGCAGGAGGTCGCCGCGCTGCTGGGCCTGCGGGCCGAGGACATCGCCGAGCCGCGCTTCGCGCAGGTGTTCGGCGGCAATGCGCTGGCGCCGGGCATGGCGCCGTTCGCCACCAACTATGGCGGGCACCAGTTCGGCCATTGGGCCGGGCAGTTGGGCGACGGGCGGGCGATCTCGCTGGGCGAGGCCATCGCCGTGGACGGCAGCCGCCAGGAGCTCCAGCTCAAGGGCGCGGGGCCGACGCCGTACTCGCGCTTCGCGGACGGTCGCGCGGTGCTGCGCTCGTCGATCCGCGAATTCCTGTGCAGCGAGGCCATGGCGCACCTGGGTGTGCCGACCACACGCGCGCTGTGCCTGGTCGGCACCGGCGATGCGGTGGTCCGTGACATGTTCTACGACGGTCATGCCGCGCCGGAGCCGGCGGCGATCGTGTGCCGGGTGGCGCCGTCGTTCCTGCGCTTCGGGCATTTCGAGCTGCCGGCCGCGCGCGGCGATGTGGCGCTGCTGCGCCGGCTGGTGGACTTCACCATCGCGCGCGACTTTCCCGAGCTCGACGGCCCGGCCGGCGAGGCGCGCGATGCGGCCTGGTTTGCGCAGGTGTGCACGCGCACGGCCGAACTGATGGCGCACTGGATGCGGGTGGGCTTCGTCCATGGGGTGATGAACACCGACAACCTGTCGATCCTGGGGCTGACCATCGATTACGGCCCTTACGGCTGGATCGACGATTTCGATCCGGACTGGACGCCCAACACCACCGACCGCCAGGGCCGGCGCTATCGCTACGGCTGGCAGCCGCAGGTGGCGTTCTGGAACCTGAGCCGGCTGGCCGGCGCGCTGTCGCCGCTGTTCGCCGATCCTGCGCCGCTGCAGGCCGGGCTGCAGGACTATGTGGATGTGTTCGCCGCGTGCGAGCGCCGCGATACGGCGGCCAAGCTGGGCCTGGCGCAGGACACGCCCGCCGACGCCGCGCTGATGGCCGATCTGCGCGCGCTGCTGCATGCGGCCGAGGTGGACATGACGCTGTTCTTCCGCGAGCTGGGCGAGCACGCTCCCGGCCCGCAGGCGCTGGAGGCGCTGCGCGAGGCCTTCTACGACGCGGAAAAGTTCGAGCTGCACGCGACCGCGTTCACCGACTGGTTGACGCGCTACGCCGCGCGTTGCGCGCAGGATGGCGACGAAGGTGCGCGGCGTGCGCGCATGCGCCGTGTCAATCCCCGCTATGTGCTGCGCAACTATCTGGCGCAGGAGGCGATCGACCGCGCGCACGACGGCGACCTGGGTGGCATCCACACGCTGATGGATGTTTTGCGCCGTCCCTACGAGGATCAGCCTGGGCGCGAGGTCTTCGCCCGCAAGCGCCCGGACTGGGCGCGCGACCGGGCCGGCTGCTCGATGCTGTCCTGCAGTTCCTGA
- a CDS encoding adenine phosphoribosyltransferase yields MSVQTEWAALIRDVPDFPKSGVLFKDITPVLADAAAFAAATAALADPWREAGVQAVLGIESRGFILGAALARALKCGFVPVRKPGKLPASVLSVEYGLEYGKDTLQMHRDALPPGTRVLIVDDVLASGGTLHAALSLARQQGCDVLGAAVLIELQALGGRGRWQADLPLTAVLRFP; encoded by the coding sequence ATGTCCGTGCAAACCGAATGGGCCGCGCTGATCCGCGATGTGCCCGACTTCCCCAAGTCTGGCGTGCTGTTCAAGGACATCACGCCGGTGCTGGCCGATGCGGCGGCGTTCGCCGCCGCCACGGCCGCGCTGGCCGATCCCTGGCGCGAGGCCGGCGTGCAGGCGGTGCTGGGCATCGAGTCGCGCGGGTTCATCCTCGGCGCGGCGCTGGCGCGTGCGCTCAAGTGCGGGTTTGTGCCGGTGCGCAAGCCTGGCAAGCTGCCGGCTTCTGTGCTCAGCGTCGAATACGGCCTTGAGTACGGCAAGGACACCTTGCAGATGCATCGCGACGCGCTGCCGCCCGGCACGCGCGTGCTGATCGTGGACGACGTGCTGGCCTCGGGCGGCACGCTGCACGCGGCGCTGTCGCTGGCGCGGCAGCAGGGCTGCGACGTGCTGGGCGCGGCGGTGCTGATCGAGCTGCAGGCGCTGGGCGGGCGCGGGCGCTGGCAGGCGGATCTGCCGCTGACTGCGGTGCTGCGGTTTCCGTGA
- a CDS encoding aspartate aminotransferase family protein: protein MSADSLTPRDGYAAHYAELGARQPDSLDAFWMPFTANRAFKAKPRLLASAKDMHYTDIDGRQILDACAGLWCVNAGHARPRIVEAVRQQIGTLDFAPNFSMSSPLPFVLAERLAALTPGDLNHVFFTNSGSESVDTALKIALAYQRARGEGQRTRLIGREKAYHGVGFGGISVGGLPNNRKWFGPGLPGVDHLRHTLDIARNGFSQGLPPHGLEWAEELERVIALHDPSTIAAVIIEPISGSAGVILPPEGYLKRIREICTRHGIVLIFDEVITGFGRVGKAFASQRFGVTPDIITAAKGITNGCVPMGAVFVSEDIFEAFDQGPDSAIDLFHGYTYSGHPLACAAALATLDTYAEEHLFEKAIELGDYWQQGLHSLKGLPHVIDLRNFGLIGAIEFAPREGAPGARGFEVFRRAFEDGQMLTRVTGDVIALSPPLIVEKPHIDRIFSVLADVIRATG from the coding sequence ATGAGCGCCGATTCCCTCACCCCGCGCGACGGCTACGCCGCCCACTACGCCGAACTGGGGGCGCGCCAGCCCGATTCGCTGGACGCGTTCTGGATGCCGTTCACGGCCAATCGCGCCTTCAAGGCCAAGCCGCGCCTGCTGGCCAGCGCCAAGGACATGCACTACACCGACATCGACGGGCGGCAGATCCTGGACGCCTGCGCCGGGCTGTGGTGCGTCAACGCCGGCCACGCGCGGCCGCGCATCGTCGAGGCCGTGCGCCAGCAGATAGGCACACTGGACTTCGCGCCCAACTTCTCGATGTCCTCGCCGCTGCCGTTCGTGCTGGCCGAGCGTCTGGCCGCGCTGACGCCGGGCGACCTCAACCACGTCTTCTTCACCAACTCGGGCTCCGAGTCGGTGGACACGGCGCTGAAGATCGCCCTGGCCTACCAGCGCGCGCGCGGCGAAGGCCAGCGCACGCGCCTGATCGGTCGCGAGAAGGCCTACCACGGCGTCGGCTTCGGCGGCATCTCGGTGGGCGGGCTGCCCAACAACCGCAAGTGGTTCGGCCCCGGCCTGCCGGGCGTGGACCACCTGAGGCACACGCTGGACATCGCGCGCAACGGCTTCTCGCAGGGCCTGCCGCCGCATGGACTGGAATGGGCCGAGGAGCTGGAGCGCGTGATCGCGCTGCACGATCCGTCCACCATCGCCGCGGTGATCATCGAACCGATCTCCGGCAGCGCCGGCGTGATCCTGCCGCCGGAGGGCTATCTCAAGCGCATCCGCGAGATCTGCACGCGGCATGGCATCGTGCTGATCTTCGACGAGGTGATCACCGGCTTCGGCCGCGTCGGCAAGGCCTTCGCCTCGCAGCGCTTCGGCGTCACGCCGGACATCATCACCGCCGCCAAGGGCATCACCAACGGCTGCGTGCCGATGGGCGCGGTGTTCGTGTCCGAGGACATCTTCGAGGCCTTCGACCAGGGCCCGGACAGCGCCATCGACCTGTTCCATGGCTATACCTACTCGGGCCATCCCCTGGCCTGTGCCGCCGCGCTGGCCACGCTGGATACCTACGCGGAGGAACACCTGTTCGAGAAGGCGATCGAACTGGGCGACTACTGGCAGCAGGGCCTGCATTCGCTCAAGGGCCTGCCCCATGTGATCGACCTGCGCAACTTCGGCCTGATCGGCGCGATCGAGTTCGCTCCGCGCGAGGGCGCGCCGGGCGCGCGCGGCTTCGAGGTGTTCCGCCGCGCCTTCGAGGACGGCCAGATGCTGACCCGCGTGACGGGCGATGTGATCGCGCTGTCGCCGCCGTTGATCGTCGAGAAGCCGCACATCGACCGGATCTTCAGCGTGCTGGCCGATGTGATCAGGGCGACGGGCTGA
- a CDS encoding cupin domain-containing protein, whose amino-acid sequence MDIGARLQQVRTAKQLSQRELAKRVGVTNSTISLIEQNKVSPSVGSLKKVLDGIPISLADFFTLDLEPGPPDSPFYSAAETPDVGSDGVHYFLVGQRVARRQMCILREVMPPGTDTGPTLLVHAGEEGGVVVAGEVEVTVGEQVRVLRAGEGYYFESRVPHRFRNLGESEAVIVSANTPPTF is encoded by the coding sequence ATGGACATCGGAGCGCGGCTGCAGCAGGTGCGTACCGCCAAGCAGCTCAGCCAGCGCGAGCTGGCCAAGCGTGTAGGCGTGACCAACAGCACGATCTCGCTGATCGAGCAGAACAAGGTCAGCCCATCGGTCGGGTCGCTGAAGAAGGTGCTGGACGGCATCCCGATCTCGCTGGCTGATTTCTTCACCCTGGACCTGGAGCCCGGCCCGCCCGACAGCCCGTTCTACAGCGCCGCAGAGACGCCCGACGTGGGCAGCGACGGCGTGCACTACTTCCTGGTGGGACAGCGGGTGGCGCGGCGGCAGATGTGCATCCTGCGCGAGGTGATGCCGCCGGGCACCGACACCGGCCCGACCCTGCTGGTCCACGCTGGCGAAGAGGGCGGGGTAGTCGTGGCGGGCGAGGTGGAAGTCACCGTCGGCGAGCAGGTGCGGGTGCTGCGCGCAGGCGAGGGCTACTACTTCGAAAGCCGGGTGCCGCATCGCTTCCGCAACCTGGGCGAGAGCGAGGCGGTGATCGTCAGCGCGAATACGCCGCCGACGTTCTGA
- a CDS encoding VOC family protein: MIPKNTLCLWYDGTALEAAQFYAKTFPDSRVGAVRRAPSDFPSGKAGDVLVVEFTVCGVPCMGLNGGPAFKHSEAFSFQIATDDQAETDRLWDAIVGNGGQESACGWCKDKWGLSWQITPRTLTEGMADPDPAVAKRVFEAMMTMGRIDVAAIDAARRG, encoded by the coding sequence ATGATCCCCAAAAACACCCTCTGCCTTTGGTACGACGGCACCGCGCTGGAGGCCGCGCAGTTCTACGCGAAGACCTTTCCCGACAGCCGGGTCGGCGCCGTGCGCCGCGCGCCGTCCGATTTCCCCTCCGGCAAGGCCGGGGACGTGCTGGTCGTGGAGTTCACCGTGTGCGGCGTGCCGTGCATGGGGCTCAACGGCGGGCCGGCGTTCAAGCACAGCGAGGCGTTCTCGTTCCAGATCGCCACCGACGACCAGGCCGAGACCGACCGCCTGTGGGATGCCATCGTCGGCAACGGCGGGCAGGAGAGCGCCTGCGGCTGGTGCAAGGACAAGTGGGGCCTGTCCTGGCAGATCACGCCGCGCACGCTGACCGAAGGCATGGCCGATCCGGATCCCGCCGTGGCCAAGCGCGTGTTCGAGGCGATGATGACGATGGGCAGGATCGATGTGGCCGCGATCGATGCGGCGCGGCGGGGCTGA